CGGTGTCGATCGGCGCGAACGACATCGCCGACTTCCACCCCGACAAGTTCGAGCGGAACATCCGCGACATCTACGGCGCGGTGCCGTCGCACGCGATCGTCGCCGAGCTGCCGTGCATGTTCGTCCCCGACCGTGAGCGCAAGGTCGCCGTGGCGAACGAGATCGTGCACCGCGTGGCCGAGGAGTTCGGGCTCACGGTCGCGCCGCTGCACACCATCACCAAGCGGGTCGGTCTGCGCCGGACGTTCTTCAACAGCTACGGCGACCTGTTCCACCCGAACGACCGCGGGTACGAGATCTGGGCGAGCGCGTTCGAACCCGCGGTCGATGCTCGGGTCGACGTCGTCGCCGCGATCCGGCACTACCTGTCCGCCCGCGAAGCCGAGGACCTCGGTGCCGGAGCCGGAGCAGTGGCGACCGCCCGGGCCGAGCAGGACACCGAGGGGGCCGAGGCACTCGACCACGCCGAGCGTCCCGGTCGCATCGACCGCCTGCGGCAGCGCATGACCGGATCGGTCACACTGCCCGACGCCGGACCCGACACGCACCCCGACGGTCCGGACGACCGCGCGGGTGATGTCGGCGGCACCGCCTAGCCTGGCGATCATGGCGCGCGCTCAGTCCCTCTACCGCTGCACCGAGTGCGGCTGGACCAGCATCAAGTGGGTCGGCCGCTGCGGTGAGTGCCAGTCCTGGGGCACGGTCGAGGACTCCACCGCGGCCACCGCCAGCGTCCGGGGCACCACCTCGGTGGCGGTCACGGGCAACCGCGTGGCCCGCCCCATCACCGAATCCCGCGGAACCACCGTCCAGCGCTGGCAGACCGGCATCGGCGAGTTCGACCGCGTCCTCGGCGGCGGAGTCGTTCCGGGTGCGGCGGTCCTGCTGTCCGGCGAGCCCGGCGTCGGCAAGTCCACGCTCCTGCTCGAGGTCGCTTCACGAGCGGCAGCGACCGGAAAGCGCGTGCTCTACGTCAGCGCCGAGGAATCCGTCGACCAGGTCCGGCTCCGCGCCGAACGCACCGGGGCGATGCACGACGACCTCTACCTGGCGAGCGAGGTCGACCTCGGCGTCATCCTCGGCCAGATCGACCAGGTCAAGCCCGACCTCCTCATCGCCGACTCGGTGCAGACCATCTCGTCGAGCTCGATCGACGGCATCGCCGGTGGTACGTCGCAGGTGCGCGAAGTCGCCTCCACGCTGATCCGCGTCGCGAAGGACCGCGCGCTCCCGGTCCTCATCGTCGGCCACGTGACGAAGGACGGCACGATCGCCGGACCCCGACTGCTCGAACACCTCGTCGACGTCGTGTGCCACTTCGAGGGCGACCGGCAGACCGCGCTCCGGTTCGTCCGCGCGCTCAAGAATCGCTTCGGCCCCACGGACGAGGTCGGCTGCTTCGACATGGCCGGCGACGGCATCCACGAGGTCCCCGACCCCAGCGGCCTGTTCATGTCGAAGAACGGCGCGCCGGTGTCCGGTACGTGCGTGACCGTCGCGCTCGAGGGTCGCCGAGCGCTCCCGGTCGAGGTGCAGGCGCTCGTCGTCCCGAGCTCGGCACCCCAGCCGCGTCGGGTGGTGAACGGCGTCGACTCCTCCCGCGTGGCGATGCTGCTCGCGGTGCTCGAACGTCGCGCCGGCCTGAAGCTGTCGGATGCCGACGTCTACGTCTCCACGGTGGGCGGCATGAAGCTCACCGAGCCCGGCGCCGACCTCGCCATCGCGCTGGCCCTGGCGAGTGCCGCCCGCGACCGCCCGTACCCGCACACGTTGGCGGCCGTCGGCGAGATCAGCCTCGCGGGCGAGATCCGTCCGACCACGGGAACAAAGCAGCGCGCGAGCGAAGCCGCACGCCTCGGGTTCACGACCGTGCTCGGCGCGGACGCCCAGCACCTCCGCGAAGCACTGCGGGTCGCGTTCTCCCTGGCCGCGAACGAGCGGGAGCGCGAACTCGATCGAGCGTTCTGACCGATCACGGCAGCACTGATCACCGCAGAGCCGGCGGTGCGACACGCCGCCGAACGACGCACACGCAAGTGCGAGTCAGGCTCGGAGCGCCGCCAGCAGGTCCTCGGCCGTCGCCTGCATCGTGTGCGGGCCCGCGATGTCGAAGAAGACGCCCTCGAGCGAGTCCAGATGCGCCGCGATGAACTCCTCGAGCCGCGGCCCGTCGTAGACCATCACCTGCCGAACCTTCTCGTCCGGCACCATCGCCGTGTACGCGTCCGCCGACGAGAACAGCAGCAGGATGCGCTTGTCCGAGCCCTCGCGCCCGAACACCCGCACCTGCATGTCCTTCTTGCCGGTGACGAGCCGGGGGACGATCACGATGTCGTTGCGGAGCGCGAACGCCACCGCCGCGACGTCCTGCTTCTCGAGCGCCGCCTCGAGCTGTTCGCTCCGGAAACGCTGTTCCTTGTCTGCCATCGGGACCCAGTCCACCAGATTCATGGACGTTCGGCGACTTCGGCTCTTCCCTTGTGGCCACAAGACTGTAGATTGGTACCAACCGCTTCGGCGGGAGTCCATCGTTCTTCCGGTGCACAGCACCTCGAGCGCCATCGGTCACTGGCCTTCCCCGGCCGCCTGGCCCCGAACCCGTTCTACCGGCCCCATGCCCGCAGGACGCATCGATCTGACGACATCCGTCGGTGGATCGGCGGTAGCGAATACCGCATCGCAAGGCAGTCGACTGCAGATGTCGACTGGCAAGAAAGTAAGGAACGCCATCATGGCATCGACCGGCACCGTCAAGTGGTTCAACAACGAAAAGGGCTTCGGCTTCATCGCCCCGGACGACGGCTCCGCTGACGTCTTCGCTCACTTCTCCGCGATCGCTGGCAACGGCTACAAGTCGCTCGAGGAGAACCAGAAGGTGGAGTTCGACATCACCGAGGGCCGCAAGGGCCCGCAGGCGGAGAACATCTCCGTCATCGGCTGATCTCCTCCAGCCCGAACGGGCCCGTCGTCCTCGTGACGACGGGCCCGTTCCCGTTTCACGACTTCTGCGCCGCCCGCATCCGTCGTATCACCGCTGATATGCTGACTCCCCGTGCGGAGCGGATACGTCGTCTACGTCGACGAAAGCGGAGATCACAGTCTCACGAGCATCGACCCGGACTACCCGATGTTCGTCCTGGCGTTCTGCATCTTCCCGGTCGACCTGTACGTCGAGCGCATCGTCCCGCTCGTACAGCGGATCAAGTTCGACTTCTTCAACCACGACATGGTCGTCCTGCACGAGCGCGAGATGCGACAGTCTGCACCGCCGTTCGACATCCTCCTGAACGCCAAGGTTCGGACGGCGTTCATGCAGCGGGTCGACTCGGTGTTCGACGAGCGGTTTGGCATCGTCGCGAGCGCGATCCGGAAACACGAGTTCCGTGCTCGTGTCGGCGTTGACACGAGTCCGTACCACGTCGCCCTCGAGTTCGGGCTCGAGCGGGTGTTCCTGCAGCGGCAGAGCAAAGGAGTCGCGCGGAGCGAGACGGTCGTCGTCTTCGAGAGCCGCGGTCGAACCGAGGACCGTGACCTCGAGCGGGAGTTCGGTCGGATCCTGTCCACGACGAAGATGCGTGGGATGGCCCAGACGTTCCGCTTCGCGATCGCGAGCAAGCAGGCGAACAGCACGGGCCTGCAGATCGCCGACCTCGTCGCACGGCCGATCGGAACCCACTTGCTCCACCCGGAGCAGCGGAACCGGGCCTGGGACCGGATCCTCAACCGGATGCCGAAGTCGCCGGCGGGCTCAGAACTCGGATGGGGGCTCAAGGTCTACCCCTTACAAGCGAAAACCCCCGGAGATCCGGGGGTGTGACGCCGACCGGGCATTCCCAATCCACTTGCCTTCATCGTAGCAGGGTGAGCACCACCGGACTACCCGAGGATGAACTGCACCGACGCCTTCGACTCGATGTTCCCCACCGCCACCTCCAGGTGGTAGCTCGCACCCCCACCGGTGACCGACGGCCGAGACGAGTCACACGTCGACGTCGACGACCGCGTCCGGTCCCAGGCGATCGCCGGCGTGGTCAGGGTCTGCCCGGCCTTGATCGTGACGTCCTGGTTGGTCCCGCCGGTCTGGCAGTCCTTCGACGACCAGTACTGCTCCTCGCCGGACGAGATCGTGAGGACCTGCTGGGACGACCCGAGGTCCATGTGGCACGAGTTCGACCCGGTGTTCTTGATCGACATCGCGATCTTCGGGTCCTCGGTGGGGCCGTACGAGGTCTTGTCGACGACGGGCGTGAGCTCGATCTGTTCCTTGGCACACGTCGACCCGTCCTTGGCCGAGGCCGAAGACGAGGCTGAGGCCGAGGCCGACCCCGAGGGCGAAGCGGCTGCAGAGGGGGTGGCACGCGGCGACGACGACGGCCCGGCAGACGATGCGGAGGCGGAAGCGGGAGAAGAACCCGGGTCAGCAGACGCCCCACCCCGCCCGACCACGATCAGCACGACGACGACCACGATCAGCAGCAGCACCCCGATGACCATCGCACGACGGCGCCAGTAGACGCCCGGCTTCTCGGGCCCGACGGGGTGACGGAACGACGACATGCGCACAGGGTAGACAACGGCGCGAGCCCGACGAGGGAACCCCGCCGGAGGGCAGGCGAAAGCGTCAGAGGATCTTCAGCATGCGGGTGTTGCCGAGCGTGTTCGGCTTCACCCGTGCGAGGTCGAGGAACTCCGCGACCCCTTCGTCCGACGACCGGACGAGTTCGGCGTACACCTCGGGCGAGACGACGCTCTCACCGATCTCGAGGTACCCGTGCTTCGTGAAGAAGTCGACCTCGAACGTCAGGCAGAAGATGCGGGCGACGCCGAGTTCGCGGGCGTCGTGCTCGAGTGCCTCGAGCATGCGGTGGCCGACGCGCTTGTGGATCCAGTCGGCGTCGAGGGCGAGCGTGCGTACCTCGGCGATGTCGTCCCAGAACACGGCGAGCGCACCGCACCCGATCGGGACGCCGTCGGGGCCCTCGGCGATCCGGAACTGCTGGATCGAACCGTAGAGCGCGACGTTCTCCTTGCCGAGCAGGATCCGCCGGTCGACGTAGGGCGAGATGAGCCGCTGGATGTGCGGGACGTCCGACGCCAGGGCCGGGCGCACCAGGATGCCGTGCTCGTCCCGTTCGTGGAACGCGTGCTTCCCGTGCTCAGTCATCTCCCTCACACTAGTGCGCCCCGGGGGACACGCCCCTGTACGGCGCCCAGCCGTGGCCGCCTACCGTCCGGGTCATGCCTCAGATCATCGAAACCGTCGACGTGAACGTCCCCGTCGCAGCTGCCTACGGCCAGTGGACCCGCTTCGAGGAGTTCCCCGAGTTCCTCGACGAGGTCGAGAAGATCGTCCAGGTCGACGACAAGACCACCGACTGGACCGTGAAGGTCGCCGGCCAGGAGCGCGAGTTCCGTGCCCTCATCACCGAGCAGCACCCCGACGAGCGGGTCGCGTGGACGGTCAAGGACGGCGAGACCGACCACGCCGGCGTCGTCACCTTCCACAAGCTGTCCGACGACGAGACCCGCGTCACCGCGCAGATCGACTGGGAGCCCTCCGGCTTCCTCGAGAAGCTCGGCGCAGCGGTCGGCGTCGGCGGTCACGCCATCAAGAAGGACCTGCAGAACTACAAGGAGCGCGTCGAGTCGGCACCCACCGACACCGGGTGGCGGGGCGACGTGCAGGCCTGATCAGGCCGACGCACGAGAACGCGACCACGGTCGGGACGGGAGGGGGCCCCACCCGCCGGTTCCGGCGTGACGCGCCAGCGGCACGACGGCCGTGACGGGAGGGACGGTGCCAGCTGGCACCGCGCCTCCCGTCCGTCGTCGGCTCGCGACCACCGCACGGCGCAACCCGCCTGTTCGGCATCCCCCCACGAAATGCCGACCTGACGAACGGGCACGCGCCTGGCAGAGTGGGTGTCGCTGGCCGACGCGCTGGTTCAGTTTTACCATGTCTGAGACAGATGTACAGGGCGGGGAGACATGATCGAGTACACCGACGACGACGCACACCGACGCGAGCTCTCACGCAAGCTGCAGCTCCTGATGGACGTCGTCGAGGCCAATTCCGGGCAGCGCCCCTCCTACAAGGAGATCGTGGCGGAGATCGAGGCGCAGGGCGCCTCGATGAGCCGACCGCGGTGGGGCTACATGCTCGGGGGCAACGGGCCGGCCGTCCGTGACCAGCGCCTGCTCGTCGCGCTTGCCGGCTACTTCGGTGTGCCGTCCGAGTACCTCACCGACGCCGCGGGCAACACGGACGTCCCGGAGCGGGTGCAGGCGCAGCTCGAACTCGTCCTCGAACTCCGCAAGCGCGAGGTCGTGGCGTTCGCCACCCGGCGACTCGGGGAGTTCGCCTCCGCGGCCGAGATCCGCGACTTCACCGAGCACGTCCGGCGGCTCGACGACTCCGGGTCGACGCCGTGAGCGCGTTCGCCGACCGGATCGGTGCCCGCCGCCAGCAGGCCGAGGCCCGGCGCAGCGTGCAGCGACTCGGACTCCCCCGGCGACTGACGCTGCCGGAGCTGCTCGTCCGTGCCGAGTCCGCCCTCGGCAAGCCGATCCGGCTCCGCACGACCGCACTGCCCGGTGACCTCTCCGCCCGGCTCATCCAGCGCGCCGACCACGCCCTGCTCGAGACGCGTCCCGACCTGTCCGAGCGCTCCCGGGTGGCCTGCGTGCTGCACGAGCTCGCGCACGTGTTCCTCGCCGACCCCGGCTGCGACCACGAGGCGTACACGGGGCTGCTCACCGGACGGACGGCGTTCACCCGGTCGCTCGACACCCCGCACGAGCAGGCGGTCGAGCTCGTCGCCGACCAGCTCGCCCTGCGGATCGGGCTGCTCGACCCCGACACCGCGCCGCGCGGGATCTTCCGGTGACGCTGCACGTCTGGGGATCCCTCCCGGTCTGGCTGATCCTGGCCGTCCTCGTCGCCCGGCTCTGGCTCGTCCGGACCCAGTCGGCGAGCGTCACCTGGCTCATGGTCTGCTGCGCGTTCGTGGCCGTCGGGCTGAGCATCAACCAGCCCGACGTCGTGACGTTCCTGGGCGGGCTGACCCGCACGCCGAACGTCGCCGACCTGCTCGGCCGCTGCCTGATGGTGTGCGGCCTGTTCGCCCTCGCGCAGTCGGTCGAGGCGGCCGCCCGGTCCGCGCGACTGCTCCGACCGGGTCGGCTCGTCGGCGTCGCACTGGTCCTCGTCGTGCTCGTCGTGCTGTTCGTGCTGATCGACGCCCCCGAGCCCACCTCGCAGTTCATGGTCGAGTACGGCGACCAGCTGCCGACCGCGCTCTACTCCGCGGTCGAGATGACGTACATCGCCGTCGTGATCACCCGGTCCGCACTGGCGGTCCTCCGCGGCTTCCGCGAGGGCGACGGCCTCGGGCGCATGTACTGGCTGTTCGTCGTCGGCGCCGCGGCGATGGTCCTGCTCGCGGCCATCGCGGTCGCGCTCGACGCCGTGCACGTGCTCGGGCTGGACGCTGCGGTCCGGGTGCTCGGCACCGTCTACGCACCGGTCTTCCTCACCTCGATGGTCCTGCTCGCCGTCGGTGCCGCCGGCGGGGTGCTGCCCGACGCCGCCCGCGAGTTCCGCGACTGGCGGGCCGCCCGGGTCCGCTTCCGGACGCTGGAGCCCGAGCTGCGGCGACTCGAGGGCGCGTCCGGCAACCGGGGGCTGTACTTCACGATCGCCTGGCAGCGTCGCCAGTGGCGGAGCCGACTGCACCGGCTGTCCGTCGAGATCGAGGACCGCGCGCGCGAGGCCGGGCAGGACGTCCCGGCCGCCGCGACGCTCACCACCGCACGACTGGAGGAGACCACATGACCGGTGGACGCATCGCCGCACTCGGGACCGCAGCGGGTGCCGTCGGGACGCTCGGGCTGGGCGCGTTCGTCGCACGCCGGCTGCTCTTCCCCACGCCGTACTCGGCGACCGCCACCGTGCGGAGCGCCACCCCGACCGAGGCCGAGTTCGTGGCCACCCGCGACACCC
The sequence above is a segment of the Curtobacterium sp. BH-2-1-1 genome. Coding sequences within it:
- the radA gene encoding DNA repair protein RadA, with translation MARAQSLYRCTECGWTSIKWVGRCGECQSWGTVEDSTAATASVRGTTSVAVTGNRVARPITESRGTTVQRWQTGIGEFDRVLGGGVVPGAAVLLSGEPGVGKSTLLLEVASRAAATGKRVLYVSAEESVDQVRLRAERTGAMHDDLYLASEVDLGVILGQIDQVKPDLLIADSVQTISSSSIDGIAGGTSQVREVASTLIRVAKDRALPVLIVGHVTKDGTIAGPRLLEHLVDVVCHFEGDRQTALRFVRALKNRFGPTDEVGCFDMAGDGIHEVPDPSGLFMSKNGAPVSGTCVTVALEGRRALPVEVQALVVPSSAPQPRRVVNGVDSSRVAMLLAVLERRAGLKLSDADVYVSTVGGMKLTEPGADLAIALALASAARDRPYPHTLAAVGEISLAGEIRPTTGTKQRASEAARLGFTTVLGADAQHLREALRVAFSLAANERERELDRAF
- a CDS encoding DUF3800 domain-containing protein; its protein translation is MRSGYVVYVDESGDHSLTSIDPDYPMFVLAFCIFPVDLYVERIVPLVQRIKFDFFNHDMVVLHEREMRQSAPPFDILLNAKVRTAFMQRVDSVFDERFGIVASAIRKHEFRARVGVDTSPYHVALEFGLERVFLQRQSKGVARSETVVVFESRGRTEDRDLEREFGRILSTTKMRGMAQTFRFAIASKQANSTGLQIADLVARPIGTHLLHPEQRNRAWDRILNRMPKSPAGSELGWGLKVYPLQAKTPGDPGV
- a CDS encoding SRPBCC family protein; translation: MPQIIETVDVNVPVAAAYGQWTRFEEFPEFLDEVEKIVQVDDKTTDWTVKVAGQEREFRALITEQHPDERVAWTVKDGETDHAGVVTFHKLSDDETRVTAQIDWEPSGFLEKLGAAVGVGGHAIKKDLQNYKERVESAPTDTGWRGDVQA
- a CDS encoding cold-shock protein — encoded protein: MASTGTVKWFNNEKGFGFIAPDDGSADVFAHFSAIAGNGYKSLEENQKVEFDITEGRKGPQAENISVIG
- a CDS encoding SGNH/GDSL hydrolase family protein, with amino-acid sequence MRSRTLIALLSSVVGGLTVLGGAAFGARAGVRGQRAAARRVGELLPVHADWWRERLQHEGQITYLAIGDSAAQGVGASEPHRGYVGLLARRIRHRSRSSVRVVNLSVSGSTTWGARKDQLPKLRNYTPDICTVSIGANDIADFHPDKFERNIRDIYGAVPSHAIVAELPCMFVPDRERKVAVANEIVHRVAEEFGLTVAPLHTITKRVGLRRTFFNSYGDLFHPNDRGYEIWASAFEPAVDARVDVVAAIRHYLSAREAEDLGAGAGAVATARAEQDTEGAEALDHAERPGRIDRLRQRMTGSVTLPDAGPDTHPDGPDDRAGDVGGTA
- a CDS encoding amino-acid N-acetyltransferase; amino-acid sequence: MTEHGKHAFHERDEHGILVRPALASDVPHIQRLISPYVDRRILLGKENVALYGSIQQFRIAEGPDGVPIGCGALAVFWDDIAEVRTLALDADWIHKRVGHRMLEALEHDARELGVARIFCLTFEVDFFTKHGYLEIGESVVSPEVYAELVRSSDEGVAEFLDLARVKPNTLGNTRMLKIL
- a CDS encoding SseB family protein, which encodes MADKEQRFRSEQLEAALEKQDVAAVAFALRNDIVIVPRLVTGKKDMQVRVFGREGSDKRILLLFSSADAYTAMVPDEKVRQVMVYDGPRLEEFIAAHLDSLEGVFFDIAGPHTMQATAEDLLAALRA